The Candidatus Nanosynbacter lyticus genome window below encodes:
- a CDS encoding NUDIX domain-containing protein has translation MKTSSFDHIKKYFGGRKKPSIQEIVREPTAGGVVFRRNKKGDVEFLLYQDARDRWTIPKGHVEPGETAQAAAKREVGEEAGLKNIEVCGWLGKINFRYRRLDKLVLISQQVYLMKALDPDEKLQKEDWMNGLAWFTFHEALDEIEYEDIGKLILLAMKRIRQENL, from the coding sequence ATGAAGACAAGCAGCTTTGATCATATTAAGAAATATTTTGGCGGTCGCAAAAAACCGTCGATCCAAGAAATAGTTCGCGAGCCAACCGCCGGTGGTGTGGTGTTTCGACGCAATAAAAAAGGTGATGTTGAGTTTCTACTCTACCAAGACGCGCGGGATCGCTGGACAATTCCCAAGGGCCACGTTGAGCCGGGTGAGACGGCACAGGCCGCCGCCAAGCGTGAGGTTGGTGAGGAGGCTGGCCTCAAGAATATCGAGGTATGTGGCTGGCTGGGTAAGATTAATTTTCGCTATCGCCGGCTTGATAAGTTAGTGCTGATTTCGCAGCAAGTGTACCTGATGAAGGCGCTTGATCCGGACGAAAAACTGCAAAAAGAAGACTGGATGAATGGCCTGGCGTGGTTTACCTTTCATGAGGCGCTGGATGAGATCGAGTATGAGGATATTGGCAAGCTGATTCTGCTCGCTATGAAACGAATCAGGCAGGAGAATCTATAG
- the nusB gene encoding transcription antitermination factor NusB — MASNRHLGRIVALQTLYEIEFRQEVGDSGINVADILTRNLEKYKSSVDDVEFVRGLINGVTTHKAELDDKLRPLAPEWPIEQISRIDRTVLRLGLYELLFSRAAVPPKVAINEAVELAKTFGSDNSGKFVNGVLGTAYRSLQEDADEDKQL; from the coding sequence ATGGCTTCAAACCGTCATTTGGGACGAATCGTCGCGTTGCAGACCTTATACGAGATTGAGTTTCGCCAGGAAGTAGGCGACAGCGGGATTAATGTCGCCGATATCTTGACGCGCAATCTTGAGAAATACAAATCGTCAGTCGATGATGTTGAGTTTGTGCGGGGTCTGATCAATGGCGTCACCACGCATAAAGCAGAGCTTGATGATAAACTTCGTCCGCTGGCGCCAGAATGGCCGATTGAGCAGATATCGCGAATTGACCGGACGGTATTGCGGCTCGGGCTGTATGAATTATTGTTTTCTCGGGCAGCAGTGCCACCAAAAGTGGCTATCAACGAGGCAGTGGAACTGGCAAAAACGTTTGGTTCGGATAACTCAGGGAAATTTGTGAACGGTGTGCTCGGCACGGCGTATCGCTCCCTTCAAGAGGATGCCGATGAAGACAAGCAGCTTTGA
- the leuS gene encoding leucine--tRNA ligase, with the protein MKRYNPTEIEKKWQDKWEADGTYVTDLGDTTRPKYYSLSMLPGITGAGIHIGHGRTFQFADIKARLKRQQGYNVYHPIGWDSFGLPVENYAIKVGKTPRVAHDEAKAHFIAQLKRLGFSYDWSKEISTADPEYYKWTQWIFTQLYKHDLAYQKEQPQWWCDTDNTVLANEQVEGGKCWRCGNPVTKRNLKQWFFRITAYADEILEATDDLDWTDMVKTMQKNWIGRSVGAEVEFAVEGRDDVITVFTTRPDTLFGATYVALAPEHPLVSQLVNADTRQAVEAYVMAAQQKSDVERQENKDKTGVFTGSYAINPVNGQKVPIWVADYILGGYGTGAIMAVPAHDERDLEFAEKFDLPVVQVIEKPENSADAGCYTGEGELINSGDFDGLRSEEAREQVVAWLEQQGLGRSKTTYKMRDWLISRQRYWGAPIPMVHVDGYEPIAVADECLPVILPEVENFKPTGGNTSVLAQVDDWVRVWVDVETGKTVPITEPKPAGDNWYEGRRETDTLDGYACSSWYFLRYLDPHNDAEAWDPMRINHWMPVDYYNGADHAVAHLLYSRFWMRFFYKLGLVPTPEPFKRMMYNAYIMAPDGQKMSKSKGNVIDPMEIMDSGYGADALRVYEMFIAPYDMDAPWDPRGVPGTYRFLNRVWNLVQEFVVADTSPSTNPSLSDPSSSTDSSELLRLTHLTIKKVTRDIEDEKFNTAVAAMMEMVNGLYKIKEKHGVQASEIWRFTLESLLQILAPFAPHITEELWQELGHSDTIHVNHWPKWDEKYLVSDVMTIIVQVNGKLRSRLELPADADKETIEQRALDDEKVRAYLDARTPKKVIYVPGKLVNIVV; encoded by the coding sequence ATGAAACGCTACAATCCGACGGAAATTGAGAAAAAATGGCAAGATAAGTGGGAGGCTGATGGTACCTATGTCACTGACCTTGGTGATACGACGCGCCCTAAGTACTATAGTCTCAGCATGCTTCCTGGTATTACTGGCGCGGGTATTCACATCGGTCACGGTCGGACGTTTCAGTTTGCCGACATCAAGGCGCGCTTGAAGCGTCAGCAAGGCTACAATGTATATCATCCAATTGGCTGGGATAGCTTTGGCCTCCCGGTAGAAAATTATGCCATCAAGGTCGGTAAAACGCCGCGGGTGGCGCACGATGAAGCTAAAGCGCATTTCATTGCTCAACTGAAGCGACTCGGCTTTAGTTATGATTGGTCAAAGGAGATTTCTACCGCTGACCCCGAGTATTACAAGTGGACCCAGTGGATTTTTACGCAGCTATACAAGCACGATTTGGCATACCAAAAAGAGCAGCCGCAGTGGTGGTGCGATACCGACAATACGGTGCTAGCTAACGAGCAAGTTGAGGGCGGCAAATGTTGGCGCTGCGGTAACCCCGTCACCAAGCGCAACCTCAAACAGTGGTTCTTCCGTATCACCGCCTATGCTGATGAGATTTTGGAGGCGACTGATGACCTAGACTGGACGGACATGGTCAAAACCATGCAGAAAAATTGGATCGGCCGGTCGGTTGGTGCGGAGGTTGAGTTTGCGGTTGAAGGCCGCGACGACGTCATAACTGTTTTCACTACGCGCCCCGACACGCTGTTTGGCGCGACGTATGTGGCGCTGGCGCCAGAACATCCATTAGTGTCTCAGCTGGTTAATGCCGACACGCGCCAAGCAGTTGAGGCTTATGTGATGGCGGCGCAGCAGAAATCTGACGTTGAACGCCAGGAAAATAAAGATAAAACCGGCGTATTTACTGGTAGTTATGCTATCAATCCAGTCAACGGCCAGAAAGTACCAATTTGGGTAGCAGACTATATCCTCGGTGGTTACGGCACTGGCGCGATTATGGCGGTGCCGGCGCATGATGAGCGCGATTTGGAGTTTGCCGAAAAATTTGATTTGCCAGTAGTGCAAGTGATTGAAAAGCCAGAAAACTCGGCGGATGCTGGCTGCTACACGGGCGAAGGCGAATTGATTAACTCGGGCGATTTTGACGGCCTGCGCAGCGAAGAGGCTCGCGAACAGGTGGTAGCCTGGCTGGAGCAACAGGGCTTGGGCCGGAGTAAGACTACCTATAAAATGCGCGATTGGTTGATTTCTCGCCAGCGGTACTGGGGTGCGCCGATTCCGATGGTTCATGTTGATGGTTATGAGCCAATTGCCGTGGCGGATGAGTGCTTGCCGGTGATTTTGCCAGAAGTCGAGAACTTCAAGCCGACGGGCGGTAACACCTCGGTCCTAGCGCAAGTTGATGATTGGGTGCGCGTGTGGGTTGATGTTGAGACGGGTAAAACGGTGCCGATCACCGAGCCAAAACCAGCGGGCGATAATTGGTATGAAGGGCGGCGCGAAACTGACACACTGGACGGCTATGCCTGTTCCAGCTGGTATTTCCTGCGCTATCTTGACCCGCACAATGACGCCGAGGCGTGGGATCCAATGCGCATTAACCACTGGATGCCGGTGGACTATTACAATGGTGCCGATCATGCGGTAGCACACCTGCTGTATAGTCGTTTTTGGATGCGATTTTTCTATAAGCTTGGTTTGGTGCCGACGCCGGAGCCGTTCAAGCGGATGATGTACAACGCTTACATCATGGCGCCAGATGGCCAAAAAATGTCCAAATCTAAGGGCAATGTTATCGATCCAATGGAAATCATGGACAGCGGTTATGGCGCTGATGCGCTGCGCGTCTATGAGATGTTTATCGCGCCGTACGATATGGATGCGCCGTGGGATCCGCGCGGAGTGCCGGGGACGTATCGGTTCTTAAACCGAGTGTGGAATTTAGTGCAGGAGTTTGTGGTTGCGGACACATCACCATCCACTAACCCTTCCTTGAGCGACCCATCGTCATCGACTGATTCTTCTGAATTATTGCGCCTCACTCACCTCACTATCAAGAAAGTCACCCGCGATATTGAGGATGAAAAGTTCAACACGGCAGTGGCGGCGATGATGGAGATGGTGAACGGCCTGTATAAAATCAAAGAAAAGCATGGCGTTCAAGCGTCAGAAATATGGCGGTTTACCCTGGAGAGTCTGCTGCAAATTCTCGCACCATTTGCGCCGCATATCACTGAGGAATTGTGGCAGGAGTTGGGCCATAGTGACACTATTCATGTCAATCACTGGCCAAAGTGGGATGAGAAATATCTGGTGAGCGATGTGATGACCATCATCGTTCAAGTCAATGGTAAGCTTCGATCACGGCTGGAGCTGCCGGCTGACGCTGATAAAGAGACGATTGAGCAACGAGCGCTGGATGACGAGAAGGTTCGCGCCTATCTCGACGCCCGGACACCGAAAAAGGTGATTTATGTGCCGGGGAAGTTGGTGAATATTGTTGTCTAG
- a CDS encoding Mur ligase family protein, with protein MFKKSFEKKMIRYVRQFFADHADVKLIAVTGSAGKTSAKTAIATVLSQQFAVAMHAAEPMSHLQTLLQIMGVRYPENRPEEKWGFWHRRKMMRAVKKRARAEHPEAHVIVQEFSPMQPGFNVWFQQVILPDMAVVTSVTSGRMRVEHTVEEVAGEMLTLANNARFAAINRDDIDGRFAAFLTNPQMTTYGTSEVAEYYFEQHDFSLEHGYVGKIIGPEYPDGIAVTLPLLGEHNLRPAVVAMLAGVRMGMTKELIEKGLSQLGPLPGRMQVLRGADQTILIDDSYSSSPLTALSALQTLYSLEVPQRIVVFGNMNGLRKDTQAGHAKLGAQCSPDELDWVVTVGEMANQYLAPVARRRGCQVKECRDALMAGGFVREKLHAGGVALFKGSSGGVWLEEAIKINLHSTEDEKKLVRQSPDWIKRKNEFFSRFRG; from the coding sequence ATGTTCAAGAAGTCGTTTGAGAAAAAAATGATACGTTATGTCCGGCAATTTTTTGCCGACCATGCTGATGTCAAGTTGATCGCAGTGACCGGGAGCGCTGGCAAGACGAGTGCCAAAACGGCGATCGCCACTGTGCTATCGCAGCAATTTGCTGTCGCCATGCACGCTGCTGAGCCAATGTCGCACTTGCAAACCCTTCTACAGATTATGGGTGTGCGCTATCCTGAGAATCGTCCGGAGGAGAAGTGGGGATTTTGGCACCGCCGCAAGATGATGCGAGCTGTCAAAAAGCGTGCTCGCGCTGAGCATCCTGAAGCTCATGTCATCGTCCAAGAATTCAGCCCGATGCAGCCTGGTTTTAACGTGTGGTTTCAGCAGGTTATTTTGCCGGACATGGCCGTTGTGACGTCGGTAACCTCTGGCCGCATGCGGGTTGAACATACCGTCGAAGAGGTGGCTGGCGAGATGCTAACATTGGCGAATAATGCTCGCTTTGCGGCCATTAACCGCGATGATATTGACGGTCGATTTGCTGCGTTTTTGACAAATCCCCAGATGACGACATATGGCACTAGCGAGGTCGCTGAGTATTATTTTGAGCAGCATGATTTCTCGCTGGAGCACGGTTATGTCGGCAAGATTATCGGCCCGGAATACCCTGATGGCATCGCGGTGACGCTGCCGCTGCTTGGTGAACATAATCTGCGGCCAGCCGTCGTGGCGATGCTCGCTGGGGTGCGGATGGGTATGACGAAAGAATTGATTGAAAAGGGCTTGAGCCAGTTAGGCCCGCTGCCGGGTCGGATGCAAGTGCTTCGCGGTGCGGATCAGACGATTTTGATTGACGATAGCTATAGCTCATCACCACTGACGGCATTGTCAGCACTACAAACGCTGTACAGTCTTGAGGTGCCGCAGCGTATCGTGGTGTTTGGTAACATGAATGGGCTACGCAAGGATACGCAGGCCGGTCATGCCAAGCTCGGCGCTCAGTGTTCACCAGACGAGCTGGATTGGGTAGTGACCGTCGGTGAGATGGCTAATCAATACCTAGCGCCAGTAGCACGTCGTCGCGGCTGTCAGGTCAAGGAGTGTCGTGATGCGCTGATGGCCGGCGGATTTGTGCGCGAAAAACTTCATGCGGGCGGCGTGGCTCTCTTCAAAGGTTCAAGTGGCGGTGTTTGGCTCGAGGAAGCGATTAAAATTAACCTACACAGCACTGAGGATGAGAAAAAATTGGTGCGCCAGTCACCTGATTGGATTAAGCGAAAAAATGAATTTTTCTCGCGCTTTCGCGGATAG
- a CDS encoding GNAT family N-acetyltransferase, with protein sequence MDELTIERASHITEADVADITNLIAALTSKPHPADTELLQQIIDSPSHALLLARLSGKVVGMATVALLLGPAAGRKIYLDDFVADPTIQGKGVGSQLWDAIIDWGREQGALKLEFTSRPEREAAQRFYLKKGAVVRGTNAFAKQL encoded by the coding sequence ATGGACGAATTGACAATTGAACGAGCATCCCATATCACTGAAGCTGATGTGGCAGACATTACTAACCTCATCGCGGCACTCACCAGCAAGCCACACCCGGCTGATACCGAGCTGTTACAGCAGATTATCGACTCGCCGAGTCATGCGTTGCTGTTGGCACGGTTATCAGGCAAAGTCGTTGGCATGGCAACGGTGGCGTTATTACTGGGGCCGGCTGCTGGGCGCAAGATCTACCTCGACGATTTCGTTGCTGATCCGACTATCCAGGGTAAGGGCGTCGGCTCTCAACTCTGGGACGCTATCATCGACTGGGGCCGCGAGCAGGGCGCTTTGAAATTAGAATTCACATCGCGCCCAGAACGTGAAGCAGCGCAGCGATTCTACTTGAAAAAAGGTGCGGTCGTACGTGGCACTAATGCCTTCGCCAAACAATTGTAG
- a CDS encoding phosphate acyltransferase, translating into MNQHIRDLAKTLALRPPRVVFPEGNNHIIQQAARALEESGAVQPVLLDGEENAINRGATMLTSGEADVMVAGIDHPTKDVLRAGLKIVGLAPDVRYASSFFVIDVPQFQGGEHGLLFFADCGMNIQPNAEQLAAIAMTSADSAASLGWEPRVAMLSYSTKGSAGGDSVELVTQALRLVKTERPDILIDGELQLDAAIVPAIGQKKSPSSPVAGMANILVFPDLDSGNIAYKLAEHLAGGHAYGPILQGFARPISDLSRGSSVDDVIGATLVTASMAQAHL; encoded by the coding sequence ATGAATCAGCACATACGAGACTTAGCAAAAACCTTAGCCTTACGTCCGCCACGCGTGGTATTTCCTGAAGGTAATAACCACATCATCCAGCAGGCGGCGCGGGCACTAGAGGAGAGCGGTGCGGTGCAGCCGGTGCTGCTCGATGGGGAAGAGAACGCTATCAATCGCGGTGCAACGATGCTAACGAGCGGCGAGGCTGACGTTATGGTGGCTGGAATTGATCATCCAACGAAAGACGTGCTGCGGGCTGGACTGAAAATTGTTGGACTGGCGCCCGATGTTCGATATGCATCCAGCTTTTTCGTGATAGACGTCCCACAGTTTCAGGGTGGCGAACACGGCTTGTTATTCTTTGCTGACTGCGGCATGAACATTCAGCCAAATGCCGAACAGCTGGCGGCAATTGCTATGACCTCGGCGGATAGTGCAGCGTCGCTTGGCTGGGAGCCACGCGTGGCTATGCTGTCATACTCAACGAAAGGCAGCGCTGGCGGCGACAGCGTCGAGCTCGTCACCCAGGCACTACGGCTCGTCAAAACAGAGCGACCCGATATACTCATTGATGGCGAACTGCAATTAGACGCGGCGATCGTCCCCGCTATCGGCCAGAAAAAATCACCAAGCAGTCCGGTTGCTGGCATGGCTAATATCCTTGTGTTTCCTGATCTTGATTCTGGTAATATCGCCTATAAGTTAGCCGAACATCTGGCTGGCGGTCATGCGTACGGGCCGATCTTGCAGGGTTTTGCTCGGCCAATCAGCGACCTATCGCGCGGCTCTAGCGTTGATGATGTGATCGGCGCCACACTCGTTACTGCTAGTATGGCGCAAGCGCACTTATAG
- a CDS encoding non-canonical purine NTP pyrophosphatase has protein sequence MTKHINLVTGNPRKIEEATATLSQYDIAVEIINLDIDEIQHRDPLKITEAKVRTAYEKVGKPVVVNDSNWEVPALGGFPGGYMKDVAHWLAPEDFLALLRDKDDWQIVLHDIVVYYDGHTLQTFIFDQPGKFVSPPRGESGASVNKIITMDGSNGLTISEVFDRRDQGLAVETDTLQQWHQFAQWYIMQ, from the coding sequence ATGACAAAACATATCAATCTCGTTACCGGTAACCCACGTAAAATCGAGGAGGCAACTGCTACACTGAGCCAATACGACATAGCGGTGGAGATTATTAATCTCGATATTGATGAGATCCAGCACCGTGATCCATTGAAAATTACTGAGGCTAAGGTTCGGACAGCGTACGAGAAGGTTGGCAAGCCGGTTGTTGTTAATGATAGTAATTGGGAAGTGCCCGCGCTCGGCGGCTTTCCCGGTGGTTACATGAAGGATGTTGCGCACTGGTTGGCGCCCGAGGATTTTTTGGCACTGCTCCGCGACAAGGACGATTGGCAAATTGTCCTCCATGATATTGTCGTCTATTACGACGGGCATACTCTACAGACGTTTATCTTTGATCAGCCGGGGAAGTTTGTCAGCCCGCCGCGCGGTGAGAGCGGCGCGTCGGTCAACAAGATTATTACGATGGATGGCAGTAACGGCCTGACGATATCCGAGGTGTTTGATCGGCGCGATCAAGGCTTGGCGGTTGAGACTGATACGCTGCAGCAATGGCATCAATTTGCGCAGTGGTATATCATGCAGTAG
- a CDS encoding non-canonical purine NTP pyrophosphatase, giving the protein MKTITFITGNQHKADYLSRMLGLPLKHRAVDLTEIQSTSLEEIVEHKVRQAYAVAKRPVLVEDVALEFTALSGLPGPFIKFFVEAPNGLENLCRMLDGFDDRSAAAACVFGYYDGEQVKLFRAELGGVIAKHPAGNGGFGWDKIFCPDGYGGRTRAELYADEYVVTYPTIKPIDAVRQFLATLE; this is encoded by the coding sequence ATGAAGACGATTACGTTTATCACAGGCAATCAACACAAAGCAGATTATTTATCGCGCATGCTGGGTTTACCGCTGAAGCATCGGGCGGTTGATTTAACGGAAATTCAATCGACTAGCTTGGAAGAGATTGTTGAGCATAAGGTACGTCAGGCGTATGCAGTTGCTAAGCGTCCAGTTTTGGTTGAGGATGTGGCGCTTGAGTTTACGGCGCTCAGTGGACTGCCAGGTCCGTTTATCAAGTTTTTTGTCGAGGCGCCGAACGGTTTAGAGAACCTCTGTCGGATGCTTGATGGCTTTGATGATCGATCGGCAGCAGCGGCGTGTGTGTTTGGCTACTACGATGGTGAGCAGGTCAAGTTGTTCCGCGCTGAACTTGGTGGCGTCATCGCCAAGCATCCTGCAGGCAATGGTGGTTTTGGCTGGGATAAAATATTTTGCCCAGATGGCTACGGCGGCAGAACTCGCGCTGAACTTTATGCTGACGAATATGTAGTCACGTACCCCACAATTAAACCAATTGACGCCGTCCGCCAATTTCTCGCTACACTGGAATAA